The following are encoded together in the Gorilla gorilla gorilla isolate KB3781 chromosome 14, NHGRI_mGorGor1-v2.1_pri, whole genome shotgun sequence genome:
- the SLITRK5 gene encoding SLIT and NTRK-like protein 5: MHTCCPPVTLEQDLHRKMHSWILQTLAFAVTSLVLSCAETIDYYGEICDNACPCEEKDGILTVSCENRGIISLSEISPPRFPIYHLLLSGNLLNRLYPNEFVNYTGASILHLGSNVIQDIETGAFHGLRGLRRLHLNNNKLELLRDDTFLGLENLEYLQVDYNYISVIEPNAFGKLHLLQVLILNDNLLSSLPNNLFRFVPLTHLDLRGNRLKLLPYVGLLQHMDKVVELQLEENPWNCSCELISLKDWLDSISYSALVGDVVCETPFRLHGRDLDEVSKQELCPRRLISDYEMRPQTPLSTTGYLHTTPASVNSVATSSSAVYKPPLKPPKGTRQPNKPRVRPTSRQPSKDLGYSNYGPSIAYQTKSPVPLECPTACTCNLQISDLGLNVNCQERKIESIAELQPKPYNPKKMYLTENYIAVVRRTDFLEATGLDLLHLGNNRISMIQDRAFGDLTNLRRLYLNGNRIERLSPELFYGLQSLQYLFLQYNLIREIQSGTFDPVPNLQLLFLNNNLLQAMPSGVFSGLTLLRLNLRSNHFTSLPVSGVLDQLKSLIQIDLHDNPWDCTCDIVGMKLWVEQLKMGVLVDEVICKAPKKFAETDMRSIKSELLCPDYSDVVVSTPTPSSIQVPARTSAVTPAVRLNSTGAPAGLGAGGGASSVPLSVLILSLLLVFIMSVFVAAGLFVLVMKRRKKNQSDHTSTNNSDVSSFNMQYSVYGGGGGTGGHPHAHVHHRGPALPKVKTPAGHVYEYIPHPLGHMCKNPIYRSREGNSVEDYKDLHELKVTYSSNHHLQQQQQPPPPPQQPQQQPPPQLQLQPGEEERRESHHLRSPAYSVSTIEPREDLLSPVQDADRFYRGILEPDKHCSTTPAGNSLPEYPKFPCSPAAYTFSPNYDLRRPHQYLHPGAGDSRLREPVLYSPPSAVFVEPNRNEYLELKAKLNVEPDYLEVLEKQTTFSQF, translated from the coding sequence ATGCACACTTGCTGCCCCCCAGTAACTTTGGAACAGGACCTTCACAGAAAAATGCATAGCTGGATACTGCAGACTCTAGCGTTTGCTGTAACATCTCTCGTCCTTTCGTGTGCAGAAACCATCGATTATTATGGGGAAATCTGTGACAATGCATGTCCTTGTGAGGAAAAGGACGGCATTTTAACTGTGAGCTGTGAAAACCGGGGGATCATCAGTCTCTCTGAAATTAGCCCTCCCCGTTTCCCAATCTACCACCTCTTGTTGTCCGGAAACCTTTTGAACCGTCTCTATCCCAATGAGTTTGTCAATTACACTGGGGCTTCAATTTTGCACCTGGGTAGCAATGTTATCCAGGACATTGAGACCGGGGCTTTCCATGGGCTACGGGGTTTGAGGAGATTGCATCTGAACAATAATAAACTGGAACTTCTGCGAGATGATACCTTCCTTGGCTTGGAGAACCTGGAGTACCTACAGGTCGATTACAACTACATCAGCGTCATTGAACCCAATGCTTTTGGGAAACTGCATTTGTTGCAGGTGCTTATCCTCAATGACAATCTTTTGTCCAGTTTACCCAACAATCTTTTCCGTTTTGTGCCCTTAACGCACTTGGACCTCCGGGGGAACCGGCTGAAACTTCTGCCCTACGTAGGGCTCTTGCAGCACATGGATAAAGTTGTGGAGCTACAGCTGGAGGAAAACCCTTGGAATTGTTCTTGTGAGCTGATCTCTCTAAAGGATTGGTTGGACAGCATCTCCTACTCAGCCCTGGTGGGGGATGTGGTTTGTGAGACCCCCTTCCGCTTACACGGAAGGGACTTGGACGAGGTATCCAAGCAGGAACTTTGCCCAAGGAGACTTATTTCTGACTACGAGATGAGGCCGCAGACGCCTTTGAGCACCACGGGGTATTTACACACCACCCCGGCGTCAGTGAATTCTGTGGCCACTTCTTCCTCTGCTGTTTACAAACCCCCTTTGAAGCCCCCTAAGGGGACTCGCCAACCCAACAAGCCCAGGGTGCGCCCCACCTCTCGGCAGCCCTCTAAGGACTTGGGCTACAGCAACTATGGCCCCAGCATCGCCTATCAGACCAAATCCCCGGTGCCTTTGGAGTGTCCCACCGCGTGCACTTGCAACCTGCAGATCTCTGATCTGGGCCTCAACGTAAACTGCCAGGAGCGAAAGATCGAGAGCATCGCTGAACTGCAGCCCAAGCCCTACAATCCCAAGAAAATGTATCTGACAGAGAACTACATCGCTGTCGTGCGCAGGACAGACTTCCTGGAGGCCACGGGGCTGGACCTCCTGCACCTGGGGAATAACCGCATCTCGATGATCCAGGACCGCGCTTTCGGGGATCTCACCAACCTGAGGCGCCTCTACCTGAATGGCAACAGGATCGAGAGGCTGAGCCCGGAGTTATTCTATGGCCTGCAGAGCCTGCAGTATCTCTTCCTCCAGTACAATCTCATCCGCGAGATTCAGTCTGGAACTTTTGACCCGGTCCCAAACCTCCAGCTGCTATTCTTGAATAACAACCTCCTGCAGGCCATGCCCTCAGGCGTCTTCTCTGGCCTGACCCTCCTCAGGCTAAACCTGAGGAGTAACCACTTCACCTCCTTGCCGGTGAGTGGAGTTTTGGACCAGCTGAAGTCACTCATCCAAATCGACCTGCATGACAATCCTTGGGATTGTACCTGTGACATTGTGGGCATGAAGCTGTGGGTGGAGCAGCTCAAAATGGGCGTCCTAGTGGACGAGGTGATCTGTAAGGCGCCCAAAAAATTCGCTGAGACCGACATGCGCTCCATTAAGTCAGAGCTGCTGTGCCCTGACTATTCAGATGTAGTAGTTTCCACGCCCACACCCTCCTCTATCCAGGTCCCTGCGAGGACCAGCGCTGTGACTCCTGCGGTCCGGTTGAATAGCACCGGGGCCCCCGCGGGCTTGGGCGCAGGCGGAGGGGCGTCGTCGGTGCCCTTGTCTGTGTTAATTCTCAGCCTCCTGCTGGTTTTCATCATGTCCGTCTTCGTGGCCGCCGGGCTCTTCGTGCTGGTCATGAAGCGCAGGAAGAAGAACCAGAGCGACCACACCAGCACCAACAACTCCGACGTGAGCTCCTTTAACATGCAGTACAGCGTgtacggcggcggcggcggcacgGGCGGCCACCCACACGCGCACGTGCATCACCGCGGGCCCGCGCTGCCCAAGGTGAAGACGCCCGCGGGCCACGTGTATGAATACATCCCCCACCCACTGGGCCACATGTGCAAAAACCCCATCTACCGCTCCCGAGAGGGCAACTCCGTAGAGGATTACAAAGACCTGCACGAGCTCAAGGTCACCTACAGCAGCAACCACcacctgcagcagcagcagcagccgccgccgccaccgcagcagccacagcagcagcCCCCGccgcagctgcagctgcagcccggggaggaggagaggcgggAAAGCCACCACTTGAGGAGCCCCGCCTACAGCGTCAGCACCATCGAGCCCCGGGAGGACCTGCTGTCGCCGGTGCAGGACGCCGACCGCTTTTACAGGGGCATTTTAGAACCAGACAAACACTGCTCCACCACCCCCGCCGGCAATAGCCTCCCGGAATATCCCAAATTCCCGTGCAGCCCCGCTGCTTACACTTTCTCCCCCAACTATGACCTGAGACGCCCCCATCAGTATTTGCACCCGGGGGCAGGGGACAGCAGGCTACGGGAACCGGTGCTCTACAGCCCCCCGAGTGCTGTCTTTGTAGAACCCAACCGGAACGAATATCTGGAgttaaaagcaaaactaaacGTTGAGCCGGACTACCTCGAAGTGCTGGAAAAACAGACCACATTTAGCCAGTTCTAA